Proteins from a genomic interval of Candidatus Rubidus massiliensis:
- a CDS encoding putative ABC transporter ATP-binding protein gives MIEIKNLHAEISGKPILKGFNLTVAAGEIHAIMGPNGAGKSTLAKILAGHPSYEITEGEIWFKGQNILEMEPDERAHIGIFMSFQYPVEIPGVNNVEFLRASYNSLKKARGEQEVTPEEFALILEEKMKQMEIKPEFKSRNLNEGFSGGEKKRNEILQMALLNPSLAILDETDSGLDIDAMKIVAQGVNCVMNSDLGLILITHYQRLLDYIKPHFVHVMVDGKIVQSGDASLALTLEERGYDWLMQTTHEDV, from the coding sequence ATGATAGAAATAAAAAATTTACATGCTGAAATTTCTGGTAAACCCATTTTAAAAGGGTTTAATTTAACAGTCGCTGCAGGCGAAATTCATGCCATTATGGGTCCAAATGGCGCTGGAAAATCAACGTTAGCAAAAATTTTAGCCGGGCACCCTTCTTATGAAATCACAGAAGGGGAAATTTGGTTTAAAGGGCAAAATATTTTAGAAATGGAACCTGACGAAAGAGCGCATATCGGAATATTTATGAGTTTTCAATATCCGGTAGAAATTCCTGGAGTAAATAATGTTGAATTTTTGCGTGCGTCTTATAATTCTTTAAAAAAAGCTCGAGGAGAACAAGAAGTAACTCCTGAAGAATTTGCCCTTATTTTAGAAGAAAAAATGAAGCAAATGGAGATTAAACCTGAATTTAAATCGCGCAATTTAAATGAAGGTTTTTCAGGTGGTGAAAAAAAACGCAATGAAATTTTACAAATGGCGCTTTTAAATCCAAGTTTAGCCATTTTAGATGAAACCGATTCTGGATTGGATATCGATGCTATGAAAATTGTAGCACAAGGGGTTAACTGCGTTATGAACTCCGATCTTGGATTAATCTTAATTACCCATTATCAAAGACTCTTAGATTATATTAAACCTCATTTCGTACATGTAATGGTAGATGGAAAAATTGTTCAATCTGGAGATGCTTCTTTGGCATTAACATTAGAAGAACGAGGTTATGATTGGTTAATGCAAACGACTCATGAGGATGTGTAA
- the cocE_2 gene encoding Cocaine esterase has product MRSLRLKLVVSALLFFFFNCSAIEPSLTLFVPMRDGTQLPTDIYLPPDKKENLPCILIRNPSGRKTEPWLQYHQLTHFGYAVAFQDTRSALDATGKTFPFLHDGWGSEQDGFDTVEWLAKHPITNGKIGTIGFSAAGITQLLMAPSAPPSLQCQYIGIAAASLYHHAIFSQGTLLKNQVEGWLNLYAKDKSVIDFVQSQPLYNEFWEKFNSLPVSHQVQVPGFIYGGWYDTFLKGTIDSFVARQKNGGSGALGKQKLLIGPWTHHWPRKTELGDFKVPNNGAMSAYDITPQRWFDYYLKGIDNGIEDLPNIVYYVMGPFDGSKSSGNVWRTAENWPIPAKRVPFYLNQLQEISDKQALKEKTYSYIHNPANPIPTLGGKNLFLESGPKDQLSIEFRSDIVVFTSPPLKQDIEVTGDLSATIYFSSNLEQTDVIVRLTDVYPDGRSILIADGIHHFVKKNNTPQKCVIDLWPTSIVFAKGHKLRVSISSSSYPKYDNNQTNLPNDVAENKIFVGKKYPSSITLPVVRQGNEWLVTPQDDITDLN; this is encoded by the coding sequence ATGCGTTCATTACGCTTAAAATTAGTTGTAAGTGCTCTTTTATTTTTCTTCTTTAATTGTTCCGCTATTGAGCCCTCCTTAACTCTATTTGTTCCCATGAGAGATGGGACACAGTTACCGACTGATATTTACTTACCTCCAGACAAAAAAGAAAATCTACCTTGTATTTTAATTCGCAACCCATCTGGTAGAAAAACAGAGCCTTGGCTTCAATATCATCAACTAACTCATTTTGGGTATGCGGTGGCATTTCAGGATACTAGAAGCGCCCTCGATGCAACAGGAAAAACTTTCCCCTTTTTGCATGATGGTTGGGGATCGGAGCAAGACGGTTTTGATACGGTTGAATGGTTGGCAAAGCATCCAATAACGAATGGAAAAATTGGTACTATTGGTTTTTCAGCAGCAGGTATTACACAGTTATTAATGGCTCCTTCGGCTCCCCCTTCTTTACAGTGTCAGTATATTGGAATAGCAGCGGCAAGCCTTTATCACCACGCTATTTTTTCTCAAGGTACTCTTTTAAAAAATCAAGTGGAAGGTTGGCTTAATCTTTATGCCAAAGACAAAAGCGTTATAGATTTTGTCCAGTCACAACCCCTTTACAACGAATTCTGGGAAAAATTTAATTCCTTACCAGTCTCTCACCAGGTTCAAGTACCCGGTTTTATTTATGGTGGTTGGTATGACACTTTTCTAAAAGGGACCATTGACTCATTTGTAGCTCGACAAAAAAATGGGGGGTCAGGAGCTCTTGGAAAACAAAAGCTATTAATTGGACCTTGGACTCATCATTGGCCCAGAAAAACTGAACTTGGCGATTTTAAAGTTCCAAATAATGGCGCAATGAGCGCTTATGACATTACACCACAAAGATGGTTTGATTATTATTTAAAAGGGATAGACAATGGTATAGAAGATTTACCAAATATTGTTTATTACGTAATGGGGCCATTTGATGGCTCAAAATCTAGCGGCAATGTATGGAGAACAGCTGAAAATTGGCCGATTCCTGCCAAGAGAGTTCCTTTTTATTTAAATCAATTACAAGAAATTTCTGACAAACAAGCTTTAAAGGAAAAAACTTATAGCTATATCCATAATCCTGCCAATCCAATCCCAACTTTAGGTGGAAAGAATCTATTTTTGGAATCTGGTCCAAAAGATCAACTATCTATTGAGTTCCGTTCGGATATAGTAGTGTTTACAAGTCCCCCTCTGAAGCAAGACATTGAAGTTACTGGTGATTTATCAGCAACGATCTACTTTTCATCTAATCTTGAACAAACCGATGTAATTGTGCGCTTAACGGATGTATACCCTGATGGACGCAGCATTTTGATTGCTGATGGGATTCATCATTTTGTCAAAAAAAATAACACACCTCAAAAATGTGTAATTGATCTTTGGCCAACAAGTATTGTTTTTGCTAAAGGACATAAACTGAGAGTTTCTATTAGCAGCTCTAGCTATCCTAAGTATGATAATAACCAAACTAACTTACCCAACGATGTTGCTGAAAATAAAATTTTTGTTGGAAAAAAATACCCAAGCTCTATTACTTTGCCAGTCGTTAGACAAGGAAATGAATGGTTGGTTACTCCTCAAGATGATATAACGGATTTAAACTAA
- the pyrH gene encoding Uridylate kinase, which yields MPNQSPVPYKRILLKLSGEILVGEQSFGVDPKACDYFASIIDKMQKEGFELSIVIGGGNIFRGRQLQALGMEKTPSDQIGMLATMMNALVLEQYLKKQGCKAKILTSLDCPKVAESFRWDLAQKYLKEGYVLIFAGGTGNPYFTTDTAAALKASEVQADILLKATKVDGIYNLDPLKYKEAIKYDSLTYSDYLTQKLEVMDATAISICRNQKLPIMVFNMNALGKFTLKQIVLGECPSSIIKAD from the coding sequence ATGCCCAATCAATCTCCTGTGCCTTATAAGAGGATTTTACTGAAGTTATCAGGTGAAATATTAGTTGGTGAACAATCGTTTGGAGTTGATCCCAAAGCTTGTGATTATTTTGCTTCTATCATTGATAAAATGCAAAAAGAAGGTTTTGAATTGAGTATTGTGATAGGAGGGGGTAATATTTTCCGGGGCAGGCAATTACAAGCGCTTGGTATGGAAAAAACACCATCTGATCAAATTGGAATGTTAGCTACCATGATGAATGCCTTAGTACTAGAACAATACCTAAAAAAGCAAGGTTGTAAAGCAAAAATTTTAACATCCTTAGATTGTCCTAAAGTGGCAGAAAGCTTTCGTTGGGATCTAGCTCAAAAATATTTAAAAGAAGGTTATGTATTAATTTTTGCAGGTGGAACCGGTAATCCTTATTTTACCACGGATACAGCTGCAGCTTTAAAAGCAAGCGAAGTGCAAGCCGATATTTTGTTAAAAGCCACTAAAGTCGATGGCATTTATAATTTGGACCCTTTGAAATATAAGGAAGCAATAAAGTATGATAGCTTAACCTATAGTGATTATTTAACTCAAAAATTAGAAGTGATGGACGCTACAGCTATAAGTATTTGTAGAAATCAAAAGCTCCCTATTATGGTTTTTAATATGAATGCTTTAGGCAAATTTACATTAAAACAAATTGTTTTAGGAGAGTGTCCCTCAAGTATTATCAAAGCAGATTAA
- the sufD gene encoding FeS cluster assembly protein SufD, with translation MVYTEIEENTFLAHLQTLQKPKELNHLLDDLRQKGWNRFLELGLPSKKVEAYRYVKLRNLYNKSYSLPPINFQKNLQYKDLVSEESKHSYLLFINGIFYPELSDTTAIPTSVAISTFNTAEDSFGSFLKNSITKSIKEEQDAFAALNLGQLQEGLFVYIPPKSVILPPIQIVNLYYADFPIAVSPRIHVFAGKLSQSSFATTHHFCTNVNTFINFVTDFTIEEDAKVDFFQSTLNQPFNNWILDATRAQLKRNSCFKVVCLTNGSSTIRYDYKVSLTGENSEASLNGLALLNKANESHSHVLMIHHAPHCRSMQLFKNILNDNSHASFEGKIFVHQIAQKTEAYQLNQNLLLNDLATIESKPNLEIFADDVKASHGATIGQLDKEQIFYLQTRGFNLSSAKNLLIKSFCEEILAMTPFKYSFDEIQPTAPEVVN, from the coding sequence ATGGTGTATACGGAAATCGAGGAAAATACGTTTTTAGCTCATTTACAGACTTTACAAAAGCCCAAGGAGTTAAACCATTTACTTGATGATTTGCGTCAAAAAGGATGGAATCGCTTTTTAGAATTAGGATTACCTAGCAAAAAGGTAGAAGCTTACCGCTATGTTAAACTTAGAAATTTGTATAATAAAAGCTACTCCCTTCCCCCCATAAATTTTCAAAAGAATTTGCAGTATAAAGATCTAGTATCTGAAGAAAGTAAACATTCGTATCTTCTTTTCATTAATGGAATTTTCTATCCAGAATTATCTGATACAACAGCCATTCCAACTTCCGTTGCTATTTCAACATTTAATACAGCCGAAGATTCGTTTGGTAGCTTTTTAAAAAATTCTATTACAAAAAGCATAAAGGAAGAACAAGACGCTTTTGCCGCCTTAAATTTGGGTCAATTACAAGAGGGTTTATTTGTTTATATACCTCCAAAAAGTGTCATATTGCCTCCCATTCAAATAGTAAATCTTTACTATGCGGATTTCCCCATTGCTGTAAGCCCAAGGATCCATGTTTTTGCAGGTAAACTTTCCCAAAGTAGCTTTGCTACAACTCATCATTTTTGCACAAATGTCAATACGTTCATTAATTTTGTGACCGATTTTACTATTGAAGAGGATGCTAAAGTTGACTTTTTTCAAAGTACATTAAATCAACCGTTTAACAATTGGATTCTAGACGCTACAAGAGCCCAACTAAAGCGAAACAGTTGTTTTAAGGTAGTCTGTCTGACAAATGGCAGTTCAACAATTCGCTATGACTATAAAGTTTCTTTGACAGGTGAAAACAGTGAGGCTAGCTTGAATGGTTTAGCTCTTTTAAATAAGGCTAACGAGTCCCATTCACATGTTTTAATGATACACCATGCCCCTCATTGTCGTTCCATGCAATTATTTAAAAACATTTTAAATGATAATAGCCACGCAAGTTTTGAAGGAAAAATATTTGTACACCAAATAGCGCAAAAAACAGAAGCTTATCAGCTAAATCAAAATTTACTATTAAATGATCTCGCAACTATTGAAAGTAAGCCTAATTTAGAAATTTTTGCTGACGATGTTAAAGCTTCTCATGGTGCAACCATCGGACAGCTAGATAAAGAGCAAATTTTTTATTTGCAAACAAGAGGATTTAATCTTTCTTCAGCAAAAAATTTATTGATAAAGAGTTTTTGTGAAGAAATTTTAGCAATGACCCCTTTTAAATATTCTTTTGATGAGATACAACCAACAGCACCTGAAGTTGTAAATTAA
- the rluD_1 gene encoding Ribosomal large subunit pseudouridine synthase D yields the protein MKWINKNTNTLLEALSLQYPQSSKTTLRSWLKSGRIFVDGVKQKLGQFSLLPGQEIEISTKKKFIEEDFSIIYEDKDLVVIEKPVGLLSVSTNFEKGVTAHSFLKRYYRPKNVYVVHRLDQDTSGLMLFALSEEAYVKLKEMFEQHAIEREYVAIVEGKLNPLKGSWKSYLYEDALYKMHETSSPNKGQLAISHYEVVNQTKKFTRINIKLETGRKNQIRVHCQSSGHPIIGDNKYGGTINPIQRLGLHAYKLIFTHPITQKKLTFVSPVPDEFNQLVQP from the coding sequence ATGAAGTGGATCAATAAAAATACTAATACGTTACTAGAAGCTTTAAGCTTGCAATACCCTCAAAGTTCCAAAACCACCTTAAGATCGTGGTTAAAGAGCGGGCGAATATTCGTAGATGGGGTAAAACAAAAGCTTGGTCAATTTTCTTTATTGCCAGGGCAAGAAATTGAAATTTCAACCAAGAAAAAGTTTATAGAAGAAGATTTTTCTATCATTTATGAAGATAAAGATTTAGTAGTTATTGAAAAGCCGGTTGGATTATTAAGTGTCTCGACCAACTTCGAAAAAGGAGTTACAGCTCACTCTTTTTTAAAACGATACTATCGTCCCAAAAATGTTTATGTTGTTCATAGATTAGACCAAGACACATCTGGTTTAATGCTCTTTGCTTTATCTGAAGAGGCCTATGTTAAGCTAAAAGAAATGTTTGAGCAGCATGCAATTGAAAGGGAATATGTCGCAATTGTGGAAGGGAAATTAAATCCTTTAAAAGGTAGCTGGAAATCTTATCTATATGAAGATGCTTTGTATAAAATGCACGAGACTTCAAGCCCTAACAAAGGTCAATTAGCTATTTCTCATTATGAAGTAGTCAATCAAACAAAAAAGTTTACTCGAATCAATATAAAGTTAGAAACCGGTCGAAAAAATCAAATACGCGTGCATTGTCAATCTTCTGGTCATCCAATTATTGGTGATAACAAATATGGTGGGACAATAAACCCAATCCAACGTTTAGGATTGCATGCTTATAAATTAATTTTCACCCATCCCATAACACAAAAAAAATTAACATTCGTTTCACCTGTACCTGACGAATTTAATCAACTTGTACAGCCTTAA
- a CDS encoding hypothetical protein (putative protein with conserved CXXC pairs), producing MANENEDELENSFLKIPPRPLECGECKKTVMIRYTEIVGNSITHTSMCGDCPQLEKRLHGLTPAERASKLQGGVIACGECGTTLDALKMGTPLGCKNCYEVFGEIILSELDSLDKLTQRISVGKKNTTPIHIGRAPGEIQEINPSMRILALNEALKETLKREDYEQAAKLRDEIKALTDKNGEK from the coding sequence ATGGCAAATGAAAATGAAGATGAACTAGAAAATTCTTTTTTAAAAATTCCTCCAAGACCTTTAGAGTGTGGGGAATGCAAAAAAACTGTAATGATTCGATATACAGAAATCGTCGGTAACTCCATAACACATACAAGCATGTGTGGTGATTGTCCACAATTAGAAAAAAGATTGCATGGCTTAACACCCGCAGAAAGAGCTAGCAAATTGCAAGGGGGAGTTATTGCCTGTGGCGAGTGTGGAACAACCCTAGATGCCCTAAAAATGGGAACACCACTTGGTTGCAAAAATTGCTATGAAGTTTTTGGTGAAATCATTTTATCTGAACTCGATTCCTTAGACAAATTAACGCAAAGGATAAGTGTAGGTAAAAAAAATACTACCCCTATACATATTGGAAGAGCTCCCGGCGAAATACAAGAAATAAATCCTTCCATGAGAATTTTAGCCTTAAATGAAGCTTTAAAAGAGACTTTAAAAAGAGAAGATTACGAACAAGCTGCAAAATTAAGGGATGAGATTAAGGCTCTAACAGATAAAAATGGAGAAAAATAA
- the frr gene encoding Ribosome-releasing factor, with protein MKLPDHVKEEMTSAIEHLKTELKGLRTSRANAGMLDHITVEVYGSNMRLKDLASVTAPDSRTLMITPFDPSVVAAIGKGIEKANLGFSPIVEANRVLLKIPPMDESLRKNIVKQCHKYKEDAKVLVRKARQKGNDTVRKMKSSSEITEDQQKKFEKNIQELTDKFCKEADELAEKKEKDILTI; from the coding sequence ATGAAATTACCAGATCATGTAAAAGAAGAGATGACTTCAGCAATTGAACATTTAAAAACTGAATTGAAAGGATTAAGAACAAGTAGAGCAAACGCTGGTATGCTAGACCACATTACAGTAGAAGTTTATGGTAGCAATATGCGTTTAAAAGATTTAGCCTCAGTCACAGCTCCAGATTCTAGAACGTTAATGATAACTCCTTTTGATCCAAGTGTCGTAGCGGCAATTGGCAAAGGAATAGAAAAAGCAAATCTTGGATTTAGTCCAATTGTTGAGGCAAACAGAGTGCTTTTAAAAATACCCCCAATGGATGAATCGTTAAGAAAAAACATTGTTAAACAATGCCATAAATATAAAGAAGATGCGAAAGTTTTGGTTAGAAAAGCACGTCAAAAAGGCAATGACACAGTTCGCAAAATGAAATCGAGCTCTGAAATTACAGAAGATCAACAAAAGAAATTTGAAAAGAATATTCAAGAACTAACCGATAAATTTTGCAAGGAAGCGGACGAATTAGCAGAGAAAAAAGAAAAAGATATTTTAACTATCTAA
- the sufB gene encoding FeS cluster assembly protein SufB, producing MTTQEELYQAKNTYKYGFSTVVETDSLPKGLNEETIRAISEKKQEPSFMLDFRLKAYKKWLESKEPHWLHGSYPAIDYQDISYYSAPKNKPALNNLSEVDPEILKTFEKLGIPLDEQKRLANVAVDMVFDSVSIGTTFKKKLEDAGVVLCSISEAVQKYPDLIKKYLGTVVPIGDNYFATLNSAVFTDGSFVYVPKGVHCPMELSTYFRINDKETGQFERTLIIAEEGSYVSYLEGCTAPSYDKNQLHAAVVELIALDNAEIKYSTVQNWYSGNPDTGLGGIYNFVTKRGVCRGYRSKISWTQVEVGAAITWKYPSCILQGDHSVGEFYSVALTNGKMQADTGTKMIHVGKNTSSTIISKGISADKSHNTYRGLVKIAKNATGARNYTQCDSMLVGDQCTANTFPYIEVSNATSQVEHEASTSKLNEEQLFYLSSRGISEEDAISLIVNGFCKKVIKELPLEFAVEAQKLLALKLENSVG from the coding sequence ATGACAACCCAAGAAGAACTTTATCAAGCAAAGAACACTTACAAGTACGGCTTTTCCACAGTTGTTGAAACAGATTCTTTACCAAAAGGTTTAAACGAAGAGACCATTCGAGCGATCTCTGAAAAAAAGCAAGAACCCTCTTTCATGCTCGATTTTCGCTTAAAGGCCTATAAAAAATGGTTGGAATCAAAAGAACCTCATTGGTTGCATGGATCTTACCCAGCTATCGATTATCAAGACATATCTTATTATTCAGCACCTAAAAATAAACCTGCTTTGAATAACTTATCAGAAGTAGATCCAGAGATTTTAAAGACTTTTGAAAAATTGGGTATCCCTTTAGATGAACAAAAACGATTAGCGAATGTTGCTGTTGATATGGTTTTTGATTCGGTTTCGATCGGTACAACTTTTAAAAAGAAACTAGAAGATGCAGGCGTTGTGCTCTGTTCCATATCAGAAGCCGTTCAAAAGTATCCCGATTTGATAAAAAAATATTTAGGAACTGTGGTGCCAATTGGGGATAATTATTTCGCCACGTTAAATTCAGCGGTTTTTACAGATGGCTCTTTTGTTTATGTACCCAAAGGTGTTCATTGTCCCATGGAACTTTCCACTTATTTCCGCATTAACGACAAGGAAACTGGACAGTTTGAAAGAACTTTGATCATTGCAGAAGAAGGATCTTATGTAAGTTATTTAGAAGGATGTACAGCACCCTCATACGACAAAAATCAATTGCATGCCGCCGTAGTTGAACTTATTGCCTTAGATAATGCCGAAATTAAATATTCTACAGTTCAAAACTGGTATTCTGGAAATCCAGATACAGGCCTTGGAGGAATATATAATTTTGTTACTAAACGAGGAGTTTGCAGAGGTTATCGTTCAAAAATATCTTGGACGCAAGTGGAAGTAGGCGCTGCTATTACATGGAAATATCCAAGTTGTATTTTACAAGGCGACCATTCTGTAGGTGAGTTTTACTCTGTTGCCTTAACTAATGGCAAAATGCAAGCGGATACTGGTACAAAAATGATTCATGTCGGCAAAAACACAAGTTCTACTATTATTTCTAAAGGTATTTCAGCTGATAAATCTCATAATACTTATAGGGGTCTTGTTAAAATAGCAAAAAATGCTACAGGAGCTAGAAACTATACTCAATGTGATTCTATGTTAGTTGGCGATCAATGCACAGCAAACACTTTCCCCTATATTGAAGTAAGTAACGCTACAAGCCAAGTAGAACACGAAGCATCTACATCTAAATTAAACGAAGAACAATTATTTTATCTATCCTCCAGAGGAATATCAGAAGAAGACGCCATTAGCTTGATTGTCAATGGGTTTTGTAAAAAGGTAATTAAAGAGTTACCTTTAGAATTCGCTGTCGAAGCACAAAAGCTTTTAGCTTTGAAATTAGAAAACTCGGTAGGATAA
- the rpsT gene encoding 30S ribosomal protein S20 has translation MAKEKDNKKTKRPTALKRDDQNEKRRIRNKAFRSSVRTSIRKLEEAIAKKDASVTQEVLNDVYSLMDKGVKKGVYKLNKASRTKSRLAAKIASVEA, from the coding sequence ATGGCTAAGGAAAAAGACAATAAAAAGACAAAACGTCCAACAGCACTAAAAAGAGATGATCAGAACGAAAAACGTCGTATTCGCAACAAAGCTTTTCGCTCAAGCGTGCGTACAAGCATTAGAAAATTAGAAGAAGCCATTGCAAAGAAAGATGCGTCTGTTACACAAGAAGTATTAAACGATGTTTATAGTTTAATGGATAAAGGTGTAAAAAAAGGGGTATATAAACTCAATAAAGCAAGCCGCACAAAGTCTCGTTTAGCCGCTAAAATTGCATCAGTTGAAGCATAA
- a CDS encoding Putative ATP:guanido phosphotransferase yields MANSSPFLETQSKLWKTNQNNIWLASTISLFRNIDKFNFPSKLDLEKRKQIVSFLSKSLLSEKFLVNPILLKAEELSPLEKGFLSEHYLSKNNFNQAHTGEGFVLDETGQFLASINLEDHLQLRWIELEGNIEFAWNKLVKLETQIGKKFGFAFSPRFGFLTSDFQQCGTGLKISIYLQLPALIHTGKIEDILDKNDDEAIWITGIHGDPTEIIGDILVIQNNYVLGVTEENIIASLQSYATKLIMEENSARKELKETQNTTIKDMVSRAYGILVHSYNIEAVESLNALSLIKLGLEMNWIQGISSEQLNQLFFDCQRSHLILNDSNKVVQEDIIHKRAEYIHQQLKEAKLVV; encoded by the coding sequence ATGGCAAATTCTTCACCCTTTTTAGAAACGCAAAGTAAGCTTTGGAAAACTAATCAAAATAATATTTGGTTAGCTTCAACGATTAGTTTGTTTCGCAATATTGATAAATTTAATTTTCCATCAAAACTCGATTTAGAGAAAAGAAAGCAAATTGTTTCTTTTTTAAGTAAGTCTTTACTAAGTGAGAAATTTTTAGTAAATCCAATATTATTAAAAGCAGAAGAATTATCTCCTTTAGAAAAAGGATTTTTATCTGAGCATTATTTATCCAAAAATAACTTTAATCAGGCGCATACGGGTGAGGGGTTTGTTTTGGATGAAACAGGTCAATTTTTAGCGTCTATAAATTTAGAAGATCATTTACAATTGCGATGGATAGAATTAGAAGGCAATATTGAATTTGCTTGGAATAAATTAGTGAAGTTGGAAACTCAAATTGGAAAAAAATTTGGCTTTGCTTTTAGCCCTCGTTTTGGGTTTTTGACATCAGACTTCCAACAATGTGGCACAGGTTTGAAAATATCTATCTATTTACAATTGCCAGCTTTGATTCATACAGGAAAAATAGAAGACATTTTAGATAAAAATGACGATGAAGCTATTTGGATTACAGGAATACATGGAGATCCTACAGAAATTATTGGAGATATACTTGTCATCCAAAATAATTATGTTTTAGGTGTGACAGAAGAAAATATTATAGCAAGTTTACAAAGTTATGCTACAAAGTTGATCATGGAAGAAAATTCGGCACGAAAAGAATTAAAAGAAACCCAAAATACAACTATTAAAGATATGGTTAGCCGAGCCTATGGAATTTTAGTACACTCCTATAATATTGAAGCTGTAGAATCATTAAACGCGTTAAGTCTGATCAAGCTTGGTTTAGAAATGAATTGGATCCAAGGAATTTCTTCTGAACAATTGAACCAATTATTTTTTGACTGCCAAAGATCTCATTTAATTCTTAATGACAGCAATAAGGTTGTGCAAGAAGATATTATTCATAAGCGGGCAGAATATATACATCAGCAACTAAAAGAAGCAAAATTAGTTGTATAG